In Lepus europaeus isolate LE1 chromosome 9, mLepTim1.pri, whole genome shotgun sequence, the following are encoded in one genomic region:
- the TXNDC2 gene encoding thioredoxin domain-containing protein 2, translating to MKYQGTRASPDARALLLVLPTSSTGEIVVFICVSPASGGWEEFGEVNQLVWGEWFPRLITIDLGQQVAQTGKNWSVQSSIGGIYAGPGVYLEEEVEMASVKPGASEEPEMRLDSPEETNDFMDTAQAKGKAFNPMANNTLNMLREEPEVPQQSRQGNDSSISSANIIQPKQSSVLKPSAKSIQPKQGDNPKPSVKSTQPRQDNSSNPLPKTIQPKEDDIPKLSTKPILPKEADIPKVSTKPIQPKEADIPKLSTKPIQPKEADIPKMSTKPIQPKEADIPKLSTKPIQPKEADIPKLSTKPIQPKEADIPKMSTKPIQPKEADIPKVSTKPIQPKEADIPRLSTKPIQPKEGDIPKLSTKPIQPKEDDIPKLSTKPIQPKEADIPKLSTKPIQAKENVISKFSEETIQPKEGAIPKFSEETIYSKVGAIPKFSKETIQSKDGATPRLSEETIYSKVGAIPKFSKETIQSKDGATPRLSEETIYSKVGAIPKFSKETIQSKDGATPRLSEETIYSKVGAIPKFSKETIQSKDGATPRLSEETIYSKVGTIPKFSKETIQSKDGATPRLSEETIYSKVGAIPKFSKETIQSKDGATPRLSEETIYSKVGAIPKFSKETIQSKDGATPRLSEETIYSKVGAIPRFSKESIYPKEGTITKFSEESIQSKDSTNPRFSEEAIHSKDGATSKFSEEAVYSKEGTTSKSAGETQESKEGAIPTFSEDTIQSKEDTVSKFLEETIPPKDSTTTEPSAETEQPQEGSVPKVRQEPFLLQKAAAFTFSEESIQLEEDILKLKEAMESMQVDLVKVIVSKEDFEASLKEAGERLVAVDFSATWCGPCRAIRPRFHSLSMEHDDVVFLEVDADDCEEIIRDYEITCLPTFQFYKQEKKVGEFSGALKERLEAIIVELK from the exons ATGAAATACCAGGGCACAAGGGCCTCGCCGGATGCCAGAGCCCTGCTCTTGGTCTTGCCAACCTCCAGCACTGGAGAAATCGTTGTCTTTATC TGTGTGTCGCCtgcttctggaggctgggaagaatTTGGAGAAGTTAACCAGCTCGTCTGGGGGGAGTGGTTTCCTCGCCTAATCACTATAGACTTGGGGCAGCAG GTTGCACAGACTGGAAAAAATTGGAGTGTGCAGTCTTCTATCGGAGGTATCTATGCAGGACCAGGAGTCTATTTAGAGGAGGAAGTAGAAATGGCAAGTGTGAAACCTGGAGCCTCAGAAGAACCAGAAATGAGGCTGGACAGTCCAGAAGAAACCAATg ATTTCATGGACACAGCCCAGGCCAAAGGAAAAGCCTTTAACCCTATGGCAAACAACACACTCAACATGCTCAGAGAGGAGCCTGAGGTCCCACAGCAGAGCCGGCAAGGCAATGACAGCTCCATATCCTCAGCAAATATCATCCAACCCAAGCAGAGCAGTGTCCTCAAGCCTTCAGCAAAATCCATTCAGCCCAAGCAGGGAGACAACCCCAAGCCCTCGGTAAAATCCACCCAGCCCAGGCAGGACAATAGCTCCAATCCATTACCAAAAACCATCCAGCCTAAAGAAGATGATATTCCTAAGCTCTCAACAAAACCCATCCTGCCCAAAGAAGCTGACATCCCCAAGGTGTCAACCAAACCCATCCAACCCAAAGAAGCTGACATCCCCAAGCTGTCAACAAAACCCATCCAACCCAAAGAAGCTGACATCCCCAAGATGTCAACCAAACCCATCCAACCCAAAGAAGCTGACATCCCCAAACTGTCAACAAAACCCATCCAACCCAAAGAAGCTGACATCCCCAAGCTGTCAACAAAACCCATCCAACCCAAAGAAGCTGACATCCCCAAGATGTCAACCAAACCCATCCAACCCAAGGAAGCTGACATCCCCAAAGTGTCAACAAAACCCATCCAGCCCAAAGAAGCTGACATCCCCAGGCTGTCAACAAAACCCATCCAGCCCAAGGAAGGTGACATCCCCAAGCTGTCAACAAAACCCATCCAGCCCAAGGAAGATGACATACCCAAGCTGTCAACAAAACCCATCCAACCCAAAGAAGCTGACATCCCTAAGCTCTCAACAAAACCTATTCAGGCCAAGGAAAATGTCATTTCCAAATTCTCAGAAGAAACCATCCAACCAAAGGAAGGAGCTATCCCTAAGTTCTCAGAGGAAACCATCTACTCCAAGGTAGGAGCCATCCCCAAGTTCTCAAAAGAAACGATTCAGTCCAAGGATGGAGCCACCCCCAGGTTATCAGAGGAAACCATCTACTCCAAGGTAGGAGCCATCCCCAAGTTCTCAAAAGAAACGATTCAGTCCAAGGATGGAGCCACCCCCAGGTTATCAGAGGAAACCATCTACTCCAAGGTAGGAGCCATCCCCAAGTTCTCAAAAGAAACGATTCAGTCCAAGGATGGAGCCACCCCCAGGTTATCAGAGGAAACCATCTACTCCAAGGTAGGAGCCATCCCCAAGTTCTCAAAAGAAACGATTCAGTCCAAGGATGGAGCCACCCCCAGGTTATCAGAGGAAACCATCTACTCCAAGGTAGGAACCATCCCCAAGTTCTCAAAAGAAACGATTCAGTCCAAGGATGGAGCCACCCCCAGGTTATCAGAGGAAACCATCTACTCCAAGGTAGGAGCCATCCCCAAGTTCTCAAAAGAAACGATTCAGTCCAAGGATGGAGCCACCCCCAGGTTATCAGAGGAAACCATCTACTCCAAGGTAGGAGCCATCCCCAAGTTCTCAAAAGAAACGATTCAGTCCAAGGATGGAGCCACCCCCAGGTTATCAGAGGAAACCATCTACTCCAAGGTAGGAGCCATCCCCAGGTTCTCAAAAGAAAGCATCTACCCCAAGGAAGGCACCATCACCAAATTCTCAGAAGAAAGCATTCAGTCCAAGGATAGCACCAACCCTAGGTTCTCAGAGGAAGCCATCCACTCCAAGGATGGAGCCACCTCCAAGTTCTCAGAGGAAGCCGTCTACTCCAAGGAAGGCACCACGTCCAAGTCTGCAGGAGAAACCCAGGAGTCCAAGGAAGGAGCCATCCCCACGTTCTCGGAAGACACCATTCAGTCCAAGGAGGACACCGTTTCCAAGTTCTTAGAAGAAACCATCCCGCCCAAGGACAGCACCACCACTGAGCCTTCAGCAGAAACCGAGCAGCCCCAGGAAGGGAGCGTCCCCAAGGTCAGACAAGAACCTTTCCTGTTGCAGAAGGCGGCCGCCTTCACTTTCTCAGAAGAGAGCATCCAGCTGGAGGAGGATATCCTGAAGCTCAAGGAAGCGATGGAGTCCATGCAGGTGGACTTGGTGAAAGTGATTGTGAGCAAGGAGGACTTCGAGGCGTCGCTTAAGGAGGCCGGGGAGAGGCTGGTGGCCGTGGATTTCTCAGCCACGTGGTGCGGGCCGTGCAGGGCTATTAGGCCGCGTTTCCATTCCTTGTCTATGGAGCACGATGATGTGGTGTTCCTGGAGGTGGACGCTGATGATTGTGAGGAGATCATAAGAGACTATGAGATCACCTGCCTCCCAACCTTTCAGttttataaacaagaaaaaaaggtgGGTGAGTTTAGTGGTGCCCTTAAAGAAAGACTTGAGGCCATCATTGTAGAATTAAAGTAA